Sequence from the Nocardia cyriacigeorgica GUH-2 genome:
CACCAGCGCGTGCCGAAGCACCCGGTCACCGAACCGATAACCCTTGCGCATCACGAGGCCGATCACCGGATCGTGTCCGGAACCCTCGTGCTGCACCGCCTCGTGCAGAGTCGGGTCGAAAGGCTCACCCTCCGAACCGAACTCCTCGAGACCCTGTTTGCGCAGCGCGTCGCTCAGCTTGTCGGCCACCGACTTCAGCGGTCCCGATTCCAGGTCGCCGTGCGCCCGGGCGCGATCGAGATCATCGAGCACGCCGAGCAATTCGGTGACAACGCCGGCCTTGGCCGCGTCGACAGCGGTCTTGCGGTCGCGTTCGACCCGGCGCCGGTAGTTGGCGTACTCCGCGGTCAGGCGCTGCAGGTCGGCGGTGCGCTCGGCGAGCTCGACCGCGGCGTCGGAGACGGGCACCTCGGCGGCGTCGGCCTCCGCGGCGTCCGGCTCCGCCGGGGCGGAACCATTGCCCGCCCCGGCTGCCTCCCGCACCTCACCGGTGTCGGGATCGATCTTGCGCTTGTCGACGAAGCTGATCGGCTCCTCGGAGTTCCCAGCGTTCGCGTTCGTCACTTCTTCTCCGTGTCGACGGGCTCGTCAACGACCTCGGCGTCGACGACCTGATCGTCGTCGGCCGTCGCGGAGGCACCGTTACCGGACGCGGCGGCGTCGGCGGCCGACGACTCGTAGATCGCCTGGCCCAGCGCCTGCGACTCGGTGGCCAGCTTCTCCACGGCCGCCTTGACCGCGGCGATGTCGGTGCCCTTGAGCGCCTCGTTCGCCTCGGCGATGGCCGCCTCGACCTTCTCCTTGACGTCGGCGGGCACCTTGTCCTCGTTGTCGGAGATGAACTTCTCGGTCTGGTGCACCAGCGACTCGGCCTGGTTGCGGGTCTCGGCCTCCTCGCGGCGGGCCTTGTCCTCGGCGGCGTGCGCCTCGGCGTCCTTGACCATCCGGTCGATCTCTTCCTTGGACAGGCCGGAGCCGTCCTGGATCTTGATCGTGTTCTCCTTGCCGGTGCCCTTGTCCTTGGCGGTGACGTGGACGATGCCGTTGGCGTCGATGTCGAAGGTGACCTCGATCTGCGGCACGCCGCGCGGGGCCGGCGGGATACCGGTCAGCTCGAAGGAGCCGAGCAGCTTGTTGTGCGAGGCGATCTCGCGCTCACCCTGGAAGACCTGGATCTGCACCGACGGCTGGTTGTCGTCGGCGGTGGTGAAGGTCTCCGAACGCTTGGTCGGGATGGTGGTGTTGCGCTCGATGAGCTTGGTCATCACGCCACCCTTGGTCTCGATACCCAGCGACAGCGGGGTTACAT
This genomic interval carries:
- the grpE gene encoding nucleotide exchange factor GrpE, producing the protein MTNANAGNSEEPISFVDKRKIDPDTGEVREAAGAGNGSAPAEPDAAEADAAEVPVSDAAVELAERTADLQRLTAEYANYRRRVERDRKTAVDAAKAGVVTELLGVLDDLDRARAHGDLESGPLKSVADKLSDALRKQGLEEFGSEGEPFDPTLHEAVQHEGSGHDPVIGLVMRKGYRFGDRVLRHALVGVTDGVGDLPTPAPADEGEAPAPDQAEASDADAGANEG